CTGACAATACACGTGCTTGCCGCGAGCCATGGCCCACATGGACGCGGTGGCGTGCATGTGATCCGGGCAGGACACCAGCACCGCATCGATGTTGTTGGCCTCCTTGTCGAACATGCGCCTGAAGTCCTTGTACTTCGGCACCTTGGGATAGGCCTTGAACGTCTTCTCGGCGCGCTTTTCGTCCGGATCGGCGAAGGCCACGATGTTTTCGCTGGAGCACCCGGCGATATCGCTGTTGCCTTTGCCGCCGGCGCCGATCGCAGCGATGTTCAGTTTCTCATTGGGAGATTTGTAGCCCAGTCGCTTCAGCGAAGCGACGCTGCCGAAGCCCGCG
Above is a window of Clostridia bacterium DNA encoding:
- a CDS encoding Gfo/Idh/MocA family oxidoreductase gives rise to the protein MADRLSRRHFFYGSLLAGAVPAAGFGSVASLKRLGYKSPNEKLNIAAIGAGGKGNSDIAGCSSENIVAFADPDEKRAEKTFKAYPKVPKYKDFRRMFDKEANNIDAVLVSCPDHMHATASMWAMARGKHVYCQ